One window from the genome of Pedobacter schmidteae encodes:
- a CDS encoding CusA/CzcA family heavy metal efflux RND transporter yields MFNRIILFSIKNKLAIGVMTLALIIWGIYSLTKLPIDAVPDITNNQVQIISQAPSLGAQEVEQFITAPIELAMANIPNVIEKRSISRSGISVITIVFEDDTDIYWARQQVGAQLKEAESIIPDGLAEPALAPITTGLGEIYQYVLHTKKGYEGKYSATDLRTLQDWVVRTQLAGTKGVAEVSGWGGYVKQYEIALDNEKLNANNVTISQIYAALKNNNENTGGSYIEQQSNAYTIRGIGQVKSLDDIEKIVVKNAGGVPVLIRDIGTVQYGTATRYGAVTRNGTGEVVAGITLMLKGENFNQVIANVKERITQIQKTLPEGVVIEPYIDRTELVGRSISTVQKNLIEGALIVIFVLLLLLGNWRAGLIVASVIPLSMLFAFAMMRLFGVSGNLMSLGAIDFGLIVDGAVIIVEAIIFRLTESKLFKNTPRLTAQQMDKEVFTAASKIRASATFGEIIILIVYLPLLSLVGIEGKMFKPMAETVVFAIVGAFILSLTYVPMVSALFLSKNTEHKRNISDKIMDFFKRIYQPMLERALRVKKLIVAIAIVCFAFTLWLFSNMGGEFLPQLEEGDLAVEIAMSQGTSLTQVVETFGKAEKILKDKFPEVKQVVTRIGSAEIPTDPMPVERGDMMVAMLPKEEWTSAKTKEEMSEKMEEALSILPGVNVEITQPMQMRFNELMTGVRQDVAIKIYGEDLDVLAQEANKVAKLIAPVKGVSEPFVEQVTGLPQVVVTYDRDKIAQYGLTIGDINSILKTAFAGNVAGVVFEGEKRFDMVVRLQRDLRENISSIENLYIPLPSGNKVPLNQLARVELKEAPAQISREDGKRRIYVGFNVKGRDVERTVAEIQQILDKKLKLPSGYYTTYGGQFQNLKEAKSRLSVAVPVAMLLILGLLYFTFRSFTQTILIFTAVPLSAIGGVFALLLRGMPFSISAGVGFIALFGVAVLNGIVLISYFNQLKEEGITDVYQRVMRGTAVRLRPVIMTAAVASLGFLPMALSGGAGAEVQKPLATVVIGGLLSATLLTLFVLPCLYILVSGRKKRTTMSAKSIAVLFILLLAGAGFTGTAKAQQAPVSVDTAIAMALKNNLQLKSSGLAVTQSKAMQKTAFDPGKTAFTVSQDPTGGGSNDNSISVSQSFAWPGLYKNQKKVLAGQTGLAEKSGNYTRSEITRDTRLAYYNLLYSINTLKVLSLQDSIYHNFIKKSEVRYKVGETSNLELITARNKYQEVQALKKAAETELAIQQLNLQQLLNVNTTITPQENTLPILPLADAGTTGSSNNPLIDVYQQQIAVAKAKIDLERSRTLPDLTLGYSQQFVIKSFDPANIGRGYTPGTRIAGIQLGIAVPLFNGAGRARINNEKIAVQIAETDYQRIQNQLNMQYQQELKNYAQHKTIADYFTSGGLKQADEQIRIAQVSYDLGEIGYIEFIQNMALAVQSKLNYLQTVNQLNQSVIQLQFLKGN; encoded by the coding sequence ATGTTTAACCGAATTATTTTATTCTCCATAAAGAATAAACTGGCAATTGGTGTAATGACCCTGGCTTTAATTATCTGGGGGATTTATTCCTTAACCAAATTACCCATTGATGCCGTACCCGACATCACCAACAATCAGGTACAAATCATTTCACAGGCCCCGAGCTTAGGCGCGCAGGAAGTAGAACAGTTTATTACCGCCCCTATTGAACTGGCGATGGCCAACATCCCCAATGTGATCGAAAAGCGCTCCATATCCCGCTCAGGAATATCGGTCATCACCATCGTTTTTGAGGATGACACCGACATTTACTGGGCCCGCCAACAGGTAGGTGCACAGCTGAAAGAGGCCGAAAGCATTATTCCGGATGGACTGGCCGAGCCGGCCCTGGCCCCCATTACAACAGGTCTGGGCGAAATTTACCAGTATGTACTGCATACAAAAAAAGGCTACGAAGGCAAATATTCGGCTACCGACCTCCGAACCTTGCAGGATTGGGTGGTGCGCACCCAACTGGCCGGCACCAAAGGCGTAGCCGAAGTAAGCGGCTGGGGTGGCTATGTCAAACAATATGAAATTGCGTTGGACAATGAAAAGCTAAATGCCAATAATGTCACCATTTCACAAATTTATGCTGCACTTAAAAATAACAACGAAAATACCGGGGGCTCCTACATCGAACAACAAAGCAATGCCTATACCATACGGGGCATTGGCCAGGTAAAATCGTTAGACGATATAGAAAAAATAGTAGTCAAAAATGCCGGCGGAGTGCCTGTCCTGATCCGTGATATTGGAACCGTACAATATGGTACCGCCACCCGGTATGGCGCCGTAACCAGAAATGGTACCGGAGAAGTGGTGGCAGGGATTACCCTGATGCTGAAAGGTGAAAATTTTAACCAGGTGATTGCCAATGTAAAGGAAAGGATTACGCAGATTCAGAAAACATTGCCCGAAGGTGTAGTGATAGAGCCTTATATAGACCGTACAGAACTGGTAGGCCGTTCCATCAGCACGGTACAAAAAAATCTGATTGAAGGCGCCCTCATTGTCATCTTTGTACTGTTGTTGCTACTGGGCAACTGGCGTGCGGGACTGATCGTTGCATCGGTTATCCCTTTATCCATGCTGTTTGCCTTCGCCATGATGCGCCTGTTTGGCGTTTCAGGCAACCTGATGAGTCTGGGTGCTATCGATTTCGGTTTAATTGTAGATGGCGCCGTTATCATTGTCGAGGCCATCATCTTCCGGCTTACCGAAAGCAAGCTGTTTAAAAATACGCCGCGTCTTACCGCGCAGCAAATGGACAAGGAAGTATTTACTGCTGCCTCAAAAATTAGGGCCAGTGCCACTTTTGGCGAAATCATTATCCTGATCGTGTACCTGCCCCTTTTATCACTGGTGGGTATTGAAGGTAAAATGTTTAAACCCATGGCCGAAACGGTAGTGTTCGCTATTGTGGGTGCCTTCATTTTATCGCTTACCTATGTTCCTATGGTCAGCGCCTTATTTCTAAGCAAAAACACGGAGCATAAAAGGAACATATCTGACAAGATTATGGACTTTTTTAAACGCATTTATCAGCCCATGCTGGAACGGGCCTTGCGGGTAAAAAAACTGATTGTGGCCATTGCCATTGTCTGCTTCGCATTTACATTATGGCTGTTTAGCAATATGGGTGGCGAGTTTTTGCCACAACTGGAAGAAGGCGACCTGGCGGTAGAAATTGCCATGTCGCAAGGTACCTCATTAACCCAGGTGGTAGAAACTTTTGGCAAGGCCGAGAAAATATTAAAAGACAAATTCCCGGAGGTAAAGCAGGTGGTAACCCGCATTGGAAGTGCCGAAATACCGACCGACCCCATGCCTGTTGAACGTGGTGATATGATGGTGGCCATGCTGCCCAAAGAGGAATGGACCAGCGCAAAAACCAAGGAAGAGATGTCCGAAAAAATGGAAGAAGCACTTTCCATATTACCGGGGGTAAATGTAGAAATCACGCAACCTATGCAAATGCGCTTCAACGAGTTAATGACCGGTGTAAGACAGGATGTGGCCATCAAAATTTATGGCGAAGACCTTGATGTGCTTGCTCAGGAAGCCAACAAGGTGGCAAAACTGATTGCCCCGGTTAAAGGAGTAAGTGAACCCTTTGTAGAACAGGTAACCGGATTGCCGCAAGTAGTGGTTACGTACGACAGGGATAAAATCGCACAATACGGCTTAACCATTGGCGATATCAATAGCATTTTAAAAACCGCTTTTGCCGGCAACGTGGCCGGGGTGGTATTTGAGGGTGAAAAACGATTTGATATGGTGGTACGCCTGCAACGTGATCTGCGCGAAAACATCTCCAGTATAGAGAATTTATATATTCCACTACCTTCGGGCAATAAGGTGCCTTTAAATCAGCTGGCCAGGGTAGAATTGAAAGAAGCGCCAGCCCAAATATCCCGTGAAGATGGCAAAAGGCGTATTTATGTTGGCTTTAATGTAAAAGGCCGGGATGTGGAACGTACGGTAGCCGAAATACAACAAATACTGGATAAAAAACTGAAACTGCCTTCGGGTTATTATACCACTTATGGCGGTCAGTTCCAGAACCTCAAAGAAGCCAAAAGCCGCTTATCTGTAGCAGTGCCTGTGGCCATGTTGCTGATTCTGGGCCTGCTGTACTTTACCTTCCGGTCTTTTACCCAAACCATACTGATCTTTACCGCAGTACCATTATCGGCTATTGGTGGTGTGTTTGCCTTATTGCTTAGAGGGATGCCCTTCAGCATATCGGCCGGCGTTGGCTTCATCGCCTTGTTTGGCGTTGCTGTGTTAAACGGCATTGTGCTCATCTCCTATTTCAACCAGTTGAAGGAGGAAGGAATAACAGATGTTTACCAGCGTGTAATGCGGGGTACGGCAGTGCGACTCCGGCCGGTCATCATGACCGCAGCAGTGGCTTCACTGGGTTTCCTGCCCATGGCCTTGTCGGGAGGCGCCGGTGCCGAAGTGCAAAAACCATTGGCAACCGTAGTAATCGGAGGCTTACTCTCGGCCACCCTACTCACCCTTTTTGTATTGCCATGTTTATATATACTGGTCAGCGGCCGCAAAAAAAGAACAACCATGTCTGCAAAATCAATTGCCGTACTTTTCATCCTGCTGCTTGCAGGAGCAGGATTTACAGGCACAGCCAAAGCACAGCAGGCCCCCGTATCGGTAGATACGGCCATTGCTATGGCTTTGAAAAATAACCTGCAACTCAAATCTTCCGGCCTTGCCGTAACACAATCTAAAGCGATGCAGAAAACAGCCTTCGATCCGGGGAAAACAGCTTTTACCGTTTCGCAGGATCCTACAGGTGGGGGTAGCAACGACAACTCTATTTCTGTTTCGCAAAGCTTTGCCTGGCCCGGTCTGTATAAAAACCAGAAAAAGGTGCTTGCCGGGCAGACCGGATTAGCCGAAAAATCGGGCAATTACACCCGATCCGAAATTACCCGGGATACCCGGCTGGCTTATTACAACCTGCTTTACAGCATCAATACCCTAAAAGTGCTGAGCTTACAGGACAGCATTTACCACAATTTTATTAAAAAATCGGAAGTCAGGTATAAGGTCGGCGAAACCTCTAACCTGGAGCTGATTACGGCACGAAACAAATACCAGGAGGTTCAAGCCTTAAAAAAGGCAGCCGAAACGGAACTAGCCATTCAGCAACTCAATCTTCAGCAATTGCTGAATGTAAACACGACAATTACACCTCAGGAAAATACACTTCCGATATTGCCCCTGGCCGATGCAGGTACCACTGGCAGCAGCAATAATCCGCTGATTGACGTGTACCAGCAACAAATAGCCGTTGCAAAAGCAAAAATTGACCTCGAACGCTCGCGTACCCTACCCGATCTTACCTTAGGATATTCACAGCAGTTTGTGATCAAATCTTTTGACCCGGCCAATATTGGTCGCGGTTATACCCCCGGAACACGTATAGCAGGCATTCAGCTGGGTATTGCCGTGCCCCTGTTTAACGGTGCTGGCCGCGCAAGAATAAACAACGAGAAAATTGCTGTGCAGATTGCAGAAACGGATTATCAACGGATACAAAACCAATTGAATATGCAATATCAGCAGGAACTTAAAAATTATGCACAGCACAAAACCATAGCAGATTATTTTACTTCAGGCGGATTAAAGCAGGCCGACGAGCAGATCCGTATTGCTCAGGTATCTTACGACCTTGGAGAAATTGGCTATATTGAGTTCATTCAAAATATGGCCCTGGCTGTACAAAGTAAGCTCAATTATCTCCAAACCGTTAATCAGCTCAATCAATCCGTTATTCAATTACAATTTTTAAAAGGAAACTAA
- a CDS encoding RNA polymerase sigma-70 factor — protein MKKKHIETTATPLCASLMASLKKGDTHAMENIYRNYWADVLDTTFKRVGDEEVAQDITQEIFISLWENRERLAIEGSLAAYLHGAVKYKVINYFKSAIVKDKHKEDLALLIGEQTEASAAHQLMLKDLNKEIDQAILSLPEKMRQVFLMSRRQEKSISEISAELGLSAQTVKNQISAALKVMKERLSYLLFLLAIILLV, from the coding sequence TTGAAAAAAAAACATATCGAAACAACAGCTACCCCTTTATGTGCGTCCCTTATGGCCTCCTTAAAAAAAGGAGATACCCATGCTATGGAAAACATTTACAGGAATTACTGGGCGGATGTACTGGACACTACCTTTAAGCGGGTGGGCGACGAGGAGGTAGCACAGGACATTACTCAGGAGATTTTTATTTCCCTTTGGGAAAACCGGGAACGCTTGGCTATTGAGGGCAGTTTGGCTGCCTACCTGCATGGAGCTGTGAAATATAAAGTGATCAATTATTTCAAATCGGCCATTGTAAAGGATAAACATAAGGAAGACCTGGCTTTGTTGATAGGTGAGCAAACCGAGGCATCTGCAGCACATCAACTGATGCTTAAAGATCTGAATAAAGAGATTGACCAGGCCATACTGAGCTTGCCGGAAAAGATGCGTCAGGTGTTTTTGATGAGCCGGAGACAGGAAAAATCCATCAGTGAAATTTCTGCAGAGTTGGGATTGTCGGCCCAAACGGTAAAGAACCAGATTTCTGCAGCCCTGAAAGTCATGAAAGAGCGGTTATCCTATCTGCTCTTTTTGCTGGCAATTATACTGTTGGTATAG
- a CDS encoding FecR family protein, translating to MMTKEEQAKELLRKYTDGEATAEERQEVERWYNKYENNGRHIPGQRKAEIGEQIFRKLSAAMEEDRRGNTLRLMNWTRLAGIAAVLLLVSALAIIFWPVSKQGAVERMATISTTASETKTIVLADGSEINLKPSGKLMYPARFKADSRTVALTEGEAFFKIAHDEHRPFMVKTAGGLYTRVLGTSFNIRSYGSTRKICIAVSTGKVAVGNAQQVFGTLTKGQQLTYDKHDLRAVIDYTPKPVYVNIEFDGETLLKACKRLEYIYGVRINLATKTLNHLKCTATFNSRQSPDEIIDLICSLHQLKVVQLADGKTFNLYKK from the coding sequence ATGATGACAAAAGAAGAACAGGCAAAAGAACTGCTAAGAAAATATACCGATGGAGAAGCTACTGCTGAAGAGCGGCAGGAAGTTGAGCGCTGGTATAACAAGTATGAAAACAACGGCCGGCATATACCCGGGCAAAGAAAGGCGGAGATAGGGGAACAGATTTTTCGGAAGCTGAGTGCAGCAATGGAAGAAGATAGAAGAGGGAACACTTTGCGCTTGATGAATTGGACAAGACTGGCCGGTATTGCTGCGGTTTTATTGCTGGTATCGGCCCTGGCTATCATTTTCTGGCCCGTGTCAAAACAAGGCGCTGTGGAGCGGATGGCGACAATCAGTACTACGGCTTCAGAAACTAAAACCATTGTACTTGCCGATGGCTCTGAAATCAATCTGAAGCCATCCGGTAAATTGATGTATCCTGCCAGGTTTAAAGCCGACAGCCGTACAGTGGCGCTTACTGAGGGGGAAGCTTTCTTTAAAATTGCGCATGATGAACATCGGCCCTTTATGGTTAAAACTGCAGGGGGACTATATACCAGGGTATTGGGTACTTCATTTAACATCAGGTCTTATGGCAGTACCCGGAAAATTTGTATTGCGGTATCGACCGGAAAAGTGGCCGTGGGCAATGCACAGCAGGTATTTGGTACTTTGACCAAAGGACAGCAGCTGACTTATGATAAGCATGATCTGCGTGCGGTAATTGATTATACGCCGAAGCCGGTATATGTCAATATTGAATTTGATGGCGAGACTTTATTAAAAGCTTGTAAAAGGCTGGAATACATTTATGGAGTCCGGATCAACCTGGCTACAAAAACTTTAAATCATCTGAAATGTACGGCTACATTCAACAGCAGGCAAAGTCCTGATGAAATTATTGACCTGATTTGCAGTCTGCATCAACTAAAAGTAGTGCAATTGGCCGACGGTAAAACCTTTAATCTATATAAAAAATGA
- a CDS encoding TonB-dependent receptor codes for MKYSFLTFSILCTICGTLLASPGMAQRLEKSRVSLKITKEKGTARILKEIEAGTGLRFIYNPDVLLDNKGSSDETFKNEKVETVLRKLGFSCTEKGDFIILKNIPLPPKKADRVISGVVKDTTGLVMPGVSVKVLGTTKATTTDANGKYSIAVGDDAVLSFSMVGYKTRQLRVDGGAIFNVTLLEDKSLLSEVVVVGYGTQKKATLTGAVSLVPLDQLSSRSVNSVGEVLAGKSPGIVVTNEGGDPTSTPRVNIRGAGGINGENPLYVIDGVIVVGSPIVKSDGSIINGAPVINPNDIESISVLKDGSAAIYGARASGGVILITTKKGKQGALRIDFDGKIGQQSAWKKLKPLDAAQRAKIAATAARNGNSDLLPAFDPAKYPDGLITRTNWMDEVFRTGTTQDYNLGVSGGTEKSNVYLSFNYRKAEGIVLNTKVERYNFRVNSDHQLTPWLKVGENLSFSSTNGQGANTSNDYTGALLSAIYYPTNGTPYNPDGSFAGLPGGAYAGDYGDIVNPVAELMRIDINKPENILVINPYASVNLAKGLIFRSNLGVTKGFYHSKIFTPKRPEVGKPMLINSLEETDRTLTDILAEQILNYKKDFADHHLDFTGGFSFQKTKYKGFSVVGRNFDDEAPSKRYLVNASVFEPAVSDLVSTALSSLFLRVNYNYADKYLLSLIGRRDGSSLIPKAENKFRNYYSVSAGWVLSKENFLKESSWLSELKLRGSYGLLGNLASLQPTDVSPLLNKTISYFGQTPTLQNGYVSSMLENQDLKWAESKQTNIGLDLAVMKNSLTLTADYFVKNTDKMILKKPLAGTAGLNTQTINAGLVRDRGIELGITYSSAKEKEFNYSVNASLTKINNKVVKLAPGLETIAIGNNFRNELAPLYIKEGQPLYSYFVRKTMGIFQTQEEVDNYKNSKGVKIQPKARPGDFKFADLDDSGSIDGQDRYFAGSAYPDFSYGLSFNANYKNFDLNIFAQGVHNNKLFNAVKRTTYSASGPSYNKLVGILDAWSPENPNGKVPIISTSDDNGNFNASDFYVENGSYLRLRNITLGYSLPKSISGKLKTSLIRVYVTSNNLFTITKYSGFDPEIGMDNYGLDVGRYPQARSFLLGLSVSL; via the coding sequence ATGAAATATTCATTTTTAACTTTTTCAATTCTGTGTACCATCTGCGGCACACTGCTGGCCTCGCCGGGAATGGCCCAGCGGCTGGAAAAAAGTAGAGTTAGTTTAAAGATAACAAAGGAGAAAGGTACCGCCAGAATTTTGAAAGAAATTGAAGCCGGTACAGGTTTGCGTTTTATTTATAATCCTGATGTGCTGCTGGACAATAAGGGAAGCAGCGACGAAACTTTTAAAAACGAAAAGGTAGAAACGGTGCTTAGAAAATTAGGTTTCAGCTGTACAGAAAAAGGTGATTTTATTATTCTGAAAAATATTCCTTTACCTCCAAAAAAGGCCGACAGGGTAATTAGCGGAGTAGTTAAGGATACCACCGGACTGGTTATGCCTGGTGTATCGGTTAAAGTGCTGGGAACTACTAAGGCTACAACAACTGATGCGAATGGTAAGTATAGCATTGCTGTTGGAGACGATGCTGTGTTGTCTTTTTCGATGGTAGGTTATAAAACCAGGCAGCTTAGGGTTGACGGTGGGGCAATTTTTAATGTGACTTTGCTGGAAGATAAATCATTGCTGAGCGAAGTAGTGGTTGTAGGCTATGGTACACAAAAGAAGGCTACCCTTACCGGTGCTGTAAGTTTAGTACCTTTAGATCAGCTGTCGTCACGCTCGGTAAACAGTGTAGGCGAAGTATTGGCGGGAAAATCGCCTGGCATAGTGGTGACCAATGAAGGTGGCGACCCCACCTCAACGCCTCGCGTAAACATCAGGGGAGCAGGTGGTATCAATGGCGAGAATCCTTTGTATGTGATAGATGGGGTTATTGTAGTTGGATCGCCCATTGTGAAATCTGATGGGAGCATCATCAACGGAGCACCGGTTATCAATCCTAATGATATTGAATCGATTTCGGTGTTGAAAGATGGTTCGGCAGCTATTTATGGTGCCAGGGCCTCTGGTGGTGTAATTCTGATTACCACCAAAAAAGGAAAGCAAGGCGCTTTACGTATTGATTTTGATGGTAAAATAGGGCAACAGAGTGCCTGGAAGAAACTGAAACCATTGGATGCTGCGCAACGGGCCAAGATAGCCGCAACGGCGGCCAGGAATGGCAATTCGGATCTTCTTCCTGCCTTTGATCCTGCAAAATATCCGGACGGACTGATTACCCGTACCAACTGGATGGATGAGGTGTTCAGAACAGGAACAACGCAGGATTATAACCTGGGTGTTTCGGGCGGGACCGAAAAATCGAATGTATACCTGAGTTTTAATTACCGTAAGGCCGAAGGTATTGTGCTGAATACGAAGGTGGAACGCTATAATTTTCGTGTCAATTCTGACCATCAGCTTACACCCTGGTTAAAAGTAGGAGAAAATCTGTCTTTTAGCAGCACCAACGGGCAGGGAGCCAACACCAGCAATGACTATACCGGTGCATTGTTATCGGCCATTTATTATCCCACCAATGGTACGCCCTATAACCCGGATGGCTCGTTTGCAGGTTTACCTGGTGGAGCGTATGCCGGTGATTATGGAGATATTGTGAATCCGGTTGCCGAACTGATGCGTATAGACATCAACAAGCCGGAAAATATTTTGGTGATTAACCCATATGCTTCGGTTAATCTGGCCAAAGGTTTGATATTCAGATCTAATTTGGGGGTAACGAAAGGCTTTTATCACAGTAAAATTTTTACGCCGAAACGCCCGGAGGTTGGAAAGCCTATGTTGATCAATTCGCTGGAAGAAACAGACCGGACTTTAACAGACATTCTTGCCGAGCAGATACTGAATTATAAGAAGGACTTTGCCGATCATCATCTGGATTTTACGGGAGGTTTTTCTTTTCAGAAAACGAAATACAAAGGTTTTTCTGTAGTGGGACGTAATTTTGATGATGAGGCTCCTTCTAAAAGATACCTGGTAAATGCTTCGGTGTTTGAACCTGCGGTAAGCGATTTGGTATCTACCGCACTTTCTTCTTTATTTTTAAGGGTTAATTATAATTATGCGGATAAATATTTGCTGTCGTTAATTGGTCGCCGCGACGGATCATCATTGATTCCAAAGGCAGAAAACAAATTCCGTAATTATTATTCTGTATCTGCAGGTTGGGTGCTGAGCAAGGAGAACTTCTTAAAAGAAAGCAGCTGGTTAAGTGAATTGAAACTGCGAGGCAGTTATGGTTTGCTGGGTAATCTGGCCAGTTTACAGCCTACTGACGTGAGTCCGTTGTTGAATAAAACGATTTCTTATTTTGGCCAGACACCCACTTTACAAAACGGATATGTATCCAGTATGCTGGAAAATCAGGATTTGAAATGGGCGGAGTCTAAACAAACCAATATTGGTCTGGACCTGGCTGTGATGAAAAACAGTCTGACCCTGACTGCCGATTATTTTGTTAAAAATACCGATAAAATGATCCTGAAAAAGCCTTTGGCCGGAACTGCGGGATTAAATACACAAACCATTAATGCAGGTTTGGTAAGAGACAGAGGGATAGAATTGGGCATTACTTATAGCAGTGCAAAGGAAAAAGAGTTTAACTACTCGGTAAACGCCAGTCTGACTAAAATAAACAACAAAGTAGTTAAACTGGCACCAGGTCTGGAAACGATTGCTATAGGCAATAACTTTAGAAATGAGCTTGCGCCATTGTATATCAAAGAGGGACAGCCTTTGTACAGTTATTTTGTAAGGAAAACGATGGGTATATTTCAGACTCAGGAAGAGGTTGACAATTACAAAAATTCAAAAGGGGTAAAGATTCAGCCTAAGGCACGTCCGGGTGATTTTAAATTTGCTGACCTGGACGATAGTGGTTCTATTGATGGCCAGGATCGCTATTTCGCAGGAAGTGCCTATCCTGATTTTTCTTATGGTTTGAGCTTTAATGCCAATTATAAAAATTTTGACCTGAATATTTTTGCGCAGGGTGTTCACAACAACAAATTGTTTAATGCAGTAAAACGGACAACCTACAGTGCCAGTGGTCCTTCATACAACAAATTGGTGGGGATTCTGGATGCCTGGTCGCCGGAAAACCCGAACGGAAAAGTGCCTATCATTTCTACTTCCGATGACAATGGAAACTTTAACGCTTCTGATTTTTATGTAGAAAATGGTTCTTATTTGCGTTTGCGCAATATCACCCTGGGTTATTCTCTTCCAAAATCTATTTCGGGTAAGTTGAAAACCAGCTTGATCCGTGTATATGTAACTTCAAACAACCTGTTTACGATTACCAAATATTCAGGATTTGATCCGGAGATTGGGATGGACAATTACGGATTAGACGTGGGCCGTTATCCACAGGCCAGAAGTTTCCTGTTGGGTTTAAGTGTGAGTTTGTAA